The Streptomyces halobius genomic interval CCGGGGCGCGTCCCGAGGTCTGACCGACGGGGCGGACGGCGGGAGTTCGACATTGACGACGGGGTTGGACGGCGGGAGTTCGACGACAGGGCTTGGACAGGACTCGCTCGTCTAGGCCGCATCGGTCTCGTCTTTGGCCTCAGCGGCAACGGGAGCGTCCGCCGTACCGCGAACCTTCGGAGCAGCGGGACCGCGTGTGCCGTCCCCCGGGGCGGGCCTGGCCGACACCGGGGGCCTGGTCGACACCGGGGGCCTGGCGGGCTTCGGGGGTGGGACGGCGACGGGCGTGGCTGCGGGGTACCTGTCCGAGGCGTGGCGTGCGGCGGCAGGCGTGGTCTCCGGCACCGGTGCACGTGTCGCGGTCGTGGCGGGCGCCGCGGACGTCGCCGTCTGCGCGCCCGCCGGAGCCACCCGTTTCGGGCGGCGCTGTGGGAACACGAACCGGCTGCCGCGGTCCGTCGACGGGCGGTCGGTCCGGGTGGCCGTGCGCAGGCGGCCGGCGCGTAGGGCGAGTGCTGCCGGGATGCCGAGCAGTGCCGTCCAGCCCGTTGCCGCGAGGCCCGTGAGCCACCAGCTGGGGCCGAAGTCGGCGAGGGCGCCGCTGCCCAGCGCTCCGCCGGAGAGTGCCGCGAGCGCCGCCATCGCCGCGCCGCAGACGGCGGCCCCCAGGCCGGCCACGGACGCGGTCGCCCGCCATGTGATGGGCTCCTCGGGCGAGCCCGTCGACCGGGCCGCGTACCGGGCGAGCAGGGCCGCCGCGGCCACCGGCACGGCGGCCGCGGCCCAGGTGAGGGGTCGTCCCGCGCCCGCGTCCGGCAGCCCGCCGAGCAGCGGGAAGTGCGGCAGCGCCGGGTAGCCGGACGCGCCCAGCGGTCCGACGGTGCTGCCCGCGCCGACCGTGAAGCCCGGCCCCAGCCCGTACGCGGCGCCCCAGACGGCCGCGTTGGGGAGCAGGGCAAGGCAGAGGAGCACCACTGTGCACAGGCCCGCCCAGTCCGGTGCGAGCTGGCGCAGATCCCGGTGGACCTCGCCGGCGTGCAGGCCGAGCGCGAGGACGGTGAGCAGCGCTCCGCAGGCGAGCAGGGTGAGCGTGGCGGCGGTGGCGGCCCGGAGCGCGACGGCGGGCCGGGCGCCGTGGAGCAGATGGCGTGTCCTGTCCTGGATGGTGGTCAGCGATCGGTGGAGTGGAGGGGGGAGCAGGTCGGCTGCCGTGTTGCCGAGGATGCGCCAGGTGGTGACGGTCAGCGTCGCGGCGGCGGTGCCCGTGACGCCCAGCAGGGCGCTGAACGGGGCGGCGGTCACCGGGCCGGTCGACGCGTAGAGCACCGCACCGCCCGCGACCAGCAGATAGCCGGTCAGCACCGCGCCGAGCAGGGGGCGCGGCCCGGGTCGCGCCGTCACCTCCGCGCCGCTCGCCGCGTCGAGCACGCGTCCGGACCGCGACCCGTGCGCCGCCCCGTCCCGGTCGTCGGGGCGGACGTCCGCCGTCGCCAGGGTGTGCCGGGCGGCCCGGTGCAGCAGCCAGACGGGGAGCACGGCGAGCAGCATCGGGGTCACGTCGAGCGGGGCCGCCGTCCCGGAGAGTGTGGCGTTCCGTACGAGGTCGCCGCCGTGCGCGAGCAGCCAGAGGCCGGCGGAGAGATGCAGGGCCGGGGTCGGGTCGCCGGCCGGGGAGAGCGACGCGACCCAGAGCAGCAGTACGGTGACCGCGAACGCCCCGAGACCGAGGCAGGCGGCCATCACACCGCCGAAGAAGGCGGCGCCGATCGCGGAGGAGCGCTGCGCGACGGTTCGGCCGTGCGAGGAGAAGGTCGGGCCGCGATCAGTCAGTTGGCTCACGGCGCCATGCTGCCAATAACACCCGTTTCGTCGATGTATGCATGATTGTCCGACGTGTCGCGCGGTATGTGGTTATTCATGTTTTCACATTGGCCGGAGCCCCTCGCCGTGGAGAGGCGGACATGATGCAGGGCAAGCAGCGAATGCGGCGGACACGACGCGAGCAGGGCACGCGGACCGCGCAGGGGGAGGTCCGGACGTCCCGCCATGCCCCCTTGTGCGACGTGACGGGGGCGGGCCCGGCGCCCGCTCCGCCTGCCGACTCACCGTCAGGCGCCCTGTCAGAGCCCTCCCGAGCCGCCACCGCCTTCGACGCCCTCTACGACGAGCACGCCGCCCCCCTGACCCAGCAGGCGTATCTGCTCACCGGACAGCCCAGGAGCGCGCAGCAGGCCGTTGAGCGCGCGTTCCAACTGGCCTGGCGGCAGTGGCCGGAGGTGGCGACGGCGCCGAACCCCGCGGCCTGGGTGCGGGCGGCCGCGTACGAGGAGGCGCTGTCGCCGTGGCGCCCGCTGCTCCGCCGGCGCCGGGCCGCCCAGAAGCCGACTCCCAAGGCTCCCGCGCCGGCGCCCGCCGCGCCCGCGGACCGCGCGTTCCTGGAGACGCTGCTGGCGCTGCCCGTCCCGTACCGCCGGACGCTGCTG includes:
- a CDS encoding cell division protein PerM codes for the protein MSQLTDRGPTFSSHGRTVAQRSSAIGAAFFGGVMAACLGLGAFAVTVLLLWVASLSPAGDPTPALHLSAGLWLLAHGGDLVRNATLSGTAAPLDVTPMLLAVLPVWLLHRAARHTLATADVRPDDRDGAAHGSRSGRVLDAASGAEVTARPGPRPLLGAVLTGYLLVAGGAVLYASTGPVTAAPFSALLGVTGTAAATLTVTTWRILGNTAADLLPPPLHRSLTTIQDRTRHLLHGARPAVALRAATAATLTLLACGALLTVLALGLHAGEVHRDLRQLAPDWAGLCTVVLLCLALLPNAAVWGAAYGLGPGFTVGAGSTVGPLGASGYPALPHFPLLGGLPDAGAGRPLTWAAAAVPVAAAALLARYAARSTGSPEEPITWRATASVAGLGAAVCGAAMAALAALSGGALGSGALADFGPSWWLTGLAATGWTALLGIPAALALRAGRLRTATRTDRPSTDRGSRFVFPQRRPKRVAPAGAQTATSAAPATTATRAPVPETTPAAARHASDRYPAATPVAVPPPKPARPPVSTRPPVSARPAPGDGTRGPAAPKVRGTADAPVAAEAKDETDAA